In Actinoplanes octamycinicus, the genomic window GTGATCCGGATGATCGGCAGGTCCTGGTCGGCTTCGATGCGTGCCTCGTTCACAATCCTCATCCCTCTCGCTCGTCGATGGTCCTCAACACCGCGTCCAGGCGCTGGTAGCGCGCCTCGGCGCGGCGCCGGTACTGCTCGATCCAGCCACCGATCTCGTCGAAGACGTCCCGCTCCAGCCGCACCGACCGGGGCTGCGGCCCGGCCGGGCGGCTGACCAGACCGGCCTCCTCCAGCACCTTGAGGTGCTTGTAGACCGCCTGCAGCGACATCCGGTAGGGCTCGGCGAGCTGGTTGACCGTCGCGTCGCCGGCCGCCAGCCGCGCCACCATGTCACGGCGCGTCGGGTCGGCCAGCGCGGCGAAGACCCGGGACAGCTCATCGGCCGGCATCTCGTCCTCGTTTCAACTAATCGGTTTAAACATAAGCTAGACCCGGTCCGGCAGACTGTCAACCAGAAAGTTGAAACCGCAGCTCATGAGGCATGGATACACCAACGACACCCGTCGCGACGGGGATGTGGTGATCAAACGGTTCCAGGGGCCGGACGCGGAGCTCCGCCGGGCCACCGAGAGCCGGGTGCTGACCCGGATGGCGGCCGCCGGTGTCCCGGTGCCGGACCTGATCGCCGAGCCGCCCGGCGAGCTGTGGACCCGGTACGTGCCCGGCGCCCACGGCCAGGACCTGATCGACGCCGGGCACGCCGCCGCGGTGCTCGACTCCTGCGGCCGCACCCTGACGCGGTTGCGGACCGTGCACGGCGACTACGGCCCGAACAACATGCTCTTCGACCCGGTCACCTTCGCCACCGTCGCGGTCCTCGACTGGGAGTGGGCCCACGACGGCGACCCGATCGAGGACCTGGCCTGGTGCGAGTGGATCGTCCGGATGCACCACCCGCACGCCGCCGCCGACCTGGACGCCCTCTTCACCGGCTACGGCCACCGTCCACCCTGGCCCGCCCGGCACGCCGCCATGCTGGCCAAGTGCCACGCGATGCGCACCGTGGCCGCCGCGACCGCCGGCCCCGACTCACCCGCCGCCCACACCTGGCGCCACCGGATCGACCTCACCGAGTCGTGGCGACCCGCTCGATGAGCTCCCGGTACCCGTCCTTCATCGGCAGTTCCCGCTCCACCCGGAGCCGCCGCCGCTCGGTGGTCACCGCCATGTCCCGGACCGGATCGTGGCCGGTGTGCGGCACCCGCTCCCACCACAACCCGACCCCGCGTCGCTGCCAGGCGGGCACCTCGTTGAAGTTGATCCCGTGCCGGAAGAGCAGCTCGTTCTTGTCCGCCGTGCTCGCCCCGTCGAGCTCCCGGGTCGCCTCCCGGCGGGACTTGCCGGCCTTGCGCAGCGTCCAGTAGCACCAGCCGTTCAGCGCGCACCGGGCCGCGTCCGCCTGCCGCCAGGAGAAGTAGTCGGCCACGTCGCCCACCCCGGTCCCCAGCCACACCCGCGAGTCGAAGTGCGCCGGCTTGCCGACCGCGAGGCTGAAGGCGGCGCTGGCCAGCCCGGCCGACACCGAGACGAGCTTCTCCACGCCGCGCCCGAACAGCCCGGACCCCGGGTCGAGGAGCACCGAGATCTCGTCGCTCTCGGTGTAGGCGTACCGCCCGCCCAGCTCACCCAGCAGGGTCTCCGCCGTGCTCACCATGTGCCCGGCGAACCGCTCGTCGAACGGCTTGCCGAAGTGCTCCTCGGTGAACCGGGAGAACCCCCGCCCGTCCAGCCGCAGCACCGTCCACGCGCCGGGCAGCACGGTCAGCCGGTGAAAGTACTCCCGGGCCCGCTGCCCGGCCTCGAACGTGTCGGCATCCATCCGCCCATGATCACAGCCGCGGGCCCGCTGGTCCGCCGGTTATTCTCGCTGCCGCGGCGTCGCCGGCACGTCGCGGATCTTTCTTCGGTACGACGGGGAGTCCCGTGCCGGCCGGCCGCTCCGCGGTCTGGGTGGCTCTGTGGGGCGGGAAAGGCGTCCGCTGTGGAGCGGAGTGGCTGTTAGGGTGACGGCCAGGTCATGAGTGCCAGCGTTGAGCCCCGGCTTGCTGGCCGGCAACCCTCCAACCGTGGGTGGGGTGCCCCGGGTGATGACCGGGTCCGGCGCGCGGTGTGCCGGGCAAGCCGCGAAGGGAGTCCTGCTGTGCTGCTCAAAAACCTCGACGCCCCGGTTCTGGACGGTCGCCTGGTCCGCCTCGAGCCGCTGTCCGGACGGCACGCCGCGGACCTGGCGGCCGCCGCCGAGGAGGACCGTTCGTCGTACCGGTACACCTGGGTGCCGACCGCGGCCGAGGTGGACGGGTACCTGGCGGCCCAGCTGGCGCGGGCCGAGGCGGGCGTGCTCAAGCCGTACGCGCAGGTCCTGAAATCGACGGGCCGTGCCGTCGGCGCGACCGGGCTGTGGGATCCGCGCCCCTGGCCGGACCGCGACGAGCTGTGCGCCGTGGAGATCGGCTTCACCTGGCTGGGCGCGTCGGCGCAGCGGTCCGGGATCAACACGGAGGCGAAGTTCCTGCTGCTCCGGCACGCTTTCGAGCGGTGGAACGCGGTGCGCGTGGACCTGAAGACGGATGCCCGCAACGCCCGCTCCCGGGCCGCCATCGAGCGGCTCGGCGCGACCTTCGAGGGTGTCCTCCGCTGCTGGTCGAAGTCCTGGGCGCCGGGGGAGGAGGGCCGGCTGCGCGACTCCGCGATGTACTCGATCATCGCCTCCGAGTGGCCGCACTGCCGGGCCCGGCTGGAGGCCCGGCTCGCCTGACATCTGTCACCGGCGATGCGTGATGTTCGACCGGGGTGACCGGGCGCCGGGAGCGGTGTAGTCGAGGTATGAGAAGCCGCATCGCTCCCACCGTCGGACTCTTCTTCCTGGCCCCGCTGGTCGCCGAGTTCCTGCTGGGCAATCTGCCGATCACCTTCCTGCCCGCGGTGCTGGCGCTGGCCCCGCTCTACGGCGGCGGCGCGCTGCTGATCCGGGAGGTGGTCCGCCGCCGCGGGCGGGGCTGGCCGAACATCCTGATCCTGGCGGTCGCCTACGGCGTGCTGGAGGAGGGGCTGACCACCCAGTCGCTGTTCAACCCCAACTACGCGGACCAGCACCTGCTGGTGGACGGGTTCCTCCCGGCGCTGGGCATCGCGGTGCCGTGGACCGTCTACGTGATCGGCATCCACGTCTTCTGGAGCGTCTGCGCGCCGATCATGATGATGGAGGTGATCTCCGGGGCGCGGCGGACCACGCCGTGGCTGGGGCGGGCCGGGCTGATCGTGACCGGGGTGCTCTTCCTGGCCGGTTGCGGGATCAGCGTGGTGATCACCATGTCGACGTGGCCGTACACCGCGACGCCCGGCCAGTTCCTGACCACCTCGATCGTCCTGGTCCTGCTGATCGCGGCCGGGCTGCTGGTCCGGATCGGCTTCCGGCCGCGGCCGGGTGTCGCGCCGAGCGCCCTGGTGGTGCTGATCGCCACGCTGGTCGCCGGCGCGGTCTTCCAGGGCCTCACCCTGGACGTGCTGCACGTGCCGGCCGCCCTGGCCGTGGCGGTCTGGGTGCTGGACGTGGCGGTCTACCTCACCCTGCTGGCCCACTGGTCGGCGCGCGCGGGCTGGACCGACCTGCACCGCCTGGCGATCGCGGCCGGCGCGCTGCTCACCTACGCCTGGCACTCGTTCGTCGAAACCCCGGTCGGCGCCGCCGCGGCCGCCGTCGACCTGATCGGCAACGCGATCTTCACGGCCGGCGCGGTGACCCTCATCTGGTACGCCTACCGCAAGGTGACCGCCCGTGCCGCGCCGGCCGGGATCTCGGGCGTGCACGACGATCGATCGGTGGGTTAGCGTCCCGTCGTGAACCAGGATCTCCCCGGGCCGCCGCAGCCGGCGCCCGGCCCGGCGCCCGTGCCGCCACCGCCCGACCCGCAGCCCCCGGCGCCGCCGGCCCCGGGCCTCTTCTACCCGCCGCCCGGCCCGCCCGCCTACCCGCTTCCGGGGCAGCCCGCGTACCCGCCGCCCTACGGCGCCTTCCCGCCCGCCGTCCACCCGGGCCAGCCCTATCCACCGCCGGGATATCCGCCGCCGGGCTACCCGGCGTACCCGATGTACGGCCCGGCACCCCGGCGCGAGTTCAACAACGCCGCCATCGCCGCCCTGATCTTCGCGGTCATCGGCGCCCTTCCGTTCGGCTTCGCCCTCGGCTTCGTCGCCCTGTCACAGATCGCGAAGCGCGGCGAGCGGGGGCGCGGGCTGGCCATCGCCGCGGTGACGGTCTCCTCGCTCTATACCCTGGTCTTCCTCGTCGGCGCCGTCGTCGACGACGGCGACGAACCCGAAGCGGGCGGCGCCCGGCCCGCCGCGACGACCGCCGCGCCCGCTCGGCCCGGGGCGACGAGCGCCGCGCCGTTCCGGACCGGCGCGACCTCCGGCCCCGGCCGCCGCGATGTCGAGGACCTCCAGCTGGGCGACTGCCTCAGCTATGTCGACCCGAACGGCAGCGCCGAGTCGTTCACCGTGGAGCTCTGCTCGCAGTCGCACGGCGGCGAGGTCTACGACCTCTGGACCTTCCCAGCCGGCGCCTACCCCGGCGACGCGGAGGCCGACACGACCGCCGGCGACCACTGCGACAAGGCGCTGGACAAGTACGCGACCGGGAAGTTCGCCAAGGCACGCATGCTCTACGTCTATCCGACCCGGGAGTCCTGGGCGTTCGACCGCGGGGTGGTCTGCATCGCCGTGCCGCCGTCGGGCGAGTGGACAGGCTCGATGGTCCACCCCTGAGTGGCCGGTGGGAGCCCGGTGCCGCCGGGCTCCCACCTGGGTCGATACCCAATCGGAACCGTCCCGCCCTCGGTAAAGATCGTTTTCTGGGTTAGCGTCCCGTCGTGAACGAGGACTTCCCCGGGCAGCCCGGTTACCCGCCGCCCGGTCCGCCGCCGCCCGACCCGCTGGCCGCGCCGCCGACCACCCCGATGTACGGCACCCCGCCGCCCAGCTACGCGGCCACGCCCCCGCCGCCCCCGCAGCCCTACGGCGCCTACCCGCCGGCCGCCTACCCAGGGCAGCAGCCTCCGGGTCAGCCTTTCCCGGGTCAGCCGGCTGCCGGCCAGCCTTTCCCGGGCCAGCCGGCTGCCGGCCAGCCTTTCCCGGGCCAACCGGTCCCCGGCCAGCCCTACCCGGGTCAGCCCTATCCGCCGGCCGGCTTCCCGCCGCCCGGGTTCCCGCCGCCGCCGGGCTACCCGGGCTACGGCCCGCAGAAGACCAACGGCGCCGCCATCGCCTCGCTGATCTTCGGCATCCTCGGTGGTGTCCTGATCAGCGTGATCTGCGGCTTCATCGCGCTGTCGCAGATCAAGAAGCGCGGCGACCGGGGCAAGGGCATGGCGGTGGCCGGGCTCAGCCTGTCCGCCTTCTGGGTCGTCGCCATCGCCGGGCTGATCGTGATCGGCTCCCTCGCCGACCCCGGGACGTCCGCCGACGCCGGCCCGACCGGGCTGGGCGCGCGGCCGACCGCCACCGCCACCACGGCCGGCGACCCGGACGACGTGCGGACCGACAAGCTCCGCCCGGGCGACTGCATCGCCACGATCACCGACGAGGACACCGTCTACGACATGCCGGTGATCTCCTGCGCTCAGCCGCACCAGGGCGAGGTCTACAGCGTCACCACCATGGCGGCCGGCACCTTCCCGGGCGACAAGGCGGTGGAGACCGAGGCGGAGAACCGCTGCGGTGACAAGCTCGACCCGTACGCGATCGGCAAGTTCAAGGACGCCGAGTTCTACTACATCTTCCCGTCCCGCCGGTCCTGGACCTCGGACCGCAGCATCACCTGCATCGCGGTCGCCCCGGACAACGGCACCTACACCGGTTCCATGGTCAAGTGACCGTGTGACCTGAGTCACCCCAGTTCACGCCCGGCCCGTCCTGCCCCGTCCCGCGGTAAACACCTAGAGACAGGGGCAGGACGATGTCCAGCAGGATCGTGGTTGTCGGCGCGGGATACACCGGCATGCTCACGGCGGTCAGCCTGGCCGGCCGCACCCGCCGCCGGCCCGGCGTCGAGATCACCGTCGTGAACGCCACCGGCCGCTTCACCGAGCGGCTCCGGCTGCACCAGACCGCCACCGGCCAGGACCTCGCGGAGCTGCGCATCCCGGACCTGCTGGCCGGCAGCAACGCCCGGCTGGAGATCGGCTGGGTGACCGGTGTCGACGCCGCGGCGCGGATCATCCGGATCGACGACGAGCGGGAGATCGGGTACGACACGCTGGTCTACGCGCTCGGCGGCGGGGCGGACACCTCGGCGGTGCCCGGCGCGGCCGACCACGCGTACACCTTGGACTCGGCGAGCGAAGCGAACCTGTTCGCGCGCCGCCTCGGTGAGCTGAACGGCCCCGGCGAGCCGGGTGGCCGAGGAGAGCCGAGCGATCGGCGTGCGGGTCGCGTCCTGGTCTGCGGCAGCGGCCTCACCGGCCTGGAGGCGGCCGCCGAGATCGCCGAACAGTATCCGCACCTCGCGGTCACGCTGCTGGGCCGCGCCGAGCCCGGCCAGAACCTCGGGCCGAAGGCCCGGCGCCACGTCCGGACCGCTCTGACCCGGCTGGGCGTCCAGGTCCGGACCGGCGAGATCATCAAGGTACGCCCGGACGGCGCCGACCTGGCGAGCGGCGAGACCGTGCCGGCCGACGCGATCCTCTGGACCAGCGGGGTCCGGGTCCCGCCCCTGGCGGCGGCCGCCGGGCTGACCGTCGACGACCGTGGCCGGATCGTCGTCGACGACGCGCTGCGCTCGGTCTCGCACCCGGAGGTGTGGGCGATCGGCGACGCCGCCGCGATCACCCAGCGGTACGGCGTCATGCACGGCACCTGCCAGGGCGGGATGCCGACCGCCGCGCACACCGCCGCGCAGATCGTCCGCGACCTGGACGGCAAGCCGGTCAGACCGTTCCGGTTCGGCTACTACCACGCCCCGATCAGCCTGGGCCGCCGGGACGCGGTCGTCCAGTTCACCCACGCCGACGACTCTCCGGCCCGGGCGGCGCTGACCGGCCGCGCCGCGGTCTGGTACAAGGAGACCGTGACAGCCTCGCCGTGGCCGACCTTCCGGCGCGCCCTGAAGCACCCGGCCTCGGTGATGGTGTGGCGCCGGTGACCGTCTTCGATCAGTATCGGAACCTGCTCTTCTCGGTCGCCTACCGGATCCTCGGCAGTGCCGCGGACGCCGAGGACGCGGTGCAGGACTCCTGGCTGAAGTGGTCGGCGGCGGACCGGTCCAAGGTCGCCGACCCGAAGGCCTACCTGGTCCGGATCGTGTCGAACACGGCGCTGGACCGGCTCCGGTCGGTCACCGCGCGGCGCGAGACCTACGTCGGCCCGTGGCTGCCCGAGCCGATCCTGACCAGCGGCGAGGCGCCCGACGTGGCGCCCGCCCTGCTGCTGGTCCTGGAGAACCTGACGCCGCTGGAGCGGGCCGTGTTCGTGCTGAAGGAGGCGTTCGCGTTCAGCTACGAGGAGATCGCCGAGGCGGTGGAGCGGACCCCGGAGACGGTGCGCCAGGCGGCGCACCGGGCGCGCGAGCACGTACGGTCGCACCGCCCCCGTTTCCCGGCGGACCGCGACCGGCAGCGGGCGGTGACCGAGCGCTTCTTCGCGGCCGCCTCCGGCGGTGACATCAATACGCTGATGGAGCTGCTCGCGCCGGACGTCACGCTGTGGACCGACGGCGGCGGCAAGGTGCGCCAGGCGATGCGCCCGGTGCACGGCGCCGAGCGGGTCGCGGCGTGGCTGGCCGGCGTGGGCAGCCGGCCCTACGAGGGGGTGCGGCCGGACCAGATGTCGGCCGCCCTGGCCGAGCTGAACGGCGGCGCCGGCGTGGTGATCACCGGGGCCGGGCGGGTGCTCGGCACGCTCACCCTGGACCTGGACGTGGACGGCCGGGTGGCGGCGATTCTGAACACCGCCAACCCGGACAAACTCGCCGCGATTCAGGGTGGTGTGGTCCACCCGCTGTGACCCGCCGGCCGGCCTCAGGCCCGCTGGCGGGCCTTGCGGCGCTCGCCGATCTCCCAGGCGATCACGTACTGCCGGATCATCTGGGCGAGCGGGTCGATCGTCTTGAAGATCAGCACCACGTGGAAGCCGGGCTCGTCGCCGGCCGGGCGGACCGCGTACACCTTGCCCTTGATCTCGGCCTCGCCGTTGCCGAGCCAGACCAGGGCGCGCATGTAGTCGCCCTCCTTGACCATCTTGGCGTCCGGCACCCAGAACCGCAGGCCGCCCTCGCTGATGTCGAGCATCTGGCCCTGCAGCCAGCTCGGGCCCCACTCGCCGAACAGGCGGATCGAGGCGCCGGCGCCGCCACGGGCGAAC contains:
- a CDS encoding PilZ domain-containing protein; its protein translation is MDLPEIGSPIFLALGDGVNIRSRLESVDDGTFSVAAPLETSGPDGFLPGYEFEVFWVPPRTRVKMPVLLKGVTDSSPFRWTLFPTAEPEISNRREFARGGAGASIRLFGEWGPSWLQGQMLDISEGGLRFWVPDAKMVKEGDYMRALVWLGNGEAEIKGKVYAVRPAGDEPGFHVVLIFKTIDPLAQMIRQYVIAWEIGERRKARQRA
- a CDS encoding DUF4190 domain-containing protein, with the translated sequence MNQDLPGPPQPAPGPAPVPPPPDPQPPAPPAPGLFYPPPGPPAYPLPGQPAYPPPYGAFPPAVHPGQPYPPPGYPPPGYPAYPMYGPAPRREFNNAAIAALIFAVIGALPFGFALGFVALSQIAKRGERGRGLAIAAVTVSSLYTLVFLVGAVVDDGDEPEAGGARPAATTAAPARPGATSAAPFRTGATSGPGRRDVEDLQLGDCLSYVDPNGSAESFTVELCSQSHGGEVYDLWTFPAGAYPGDAEADTTAGDHCDKALDKYATGKFAKARMLYVYPTRESWAFDRGVVCIAVPPSGEWTGSMVHP
- the sigJ gene encoding RNA polymerase sigma factor SigJ; the protein is MTVFDQYRNLLFSVAYRILGSAADAEDAVQDSWLKWSAADRSKVADPKAYLVRIVSNTALDRLRSVTARRETYVGPWLPEPILTSGEAPDVAPALLLVLENLTPLERAVFVLKEAFAFSYEEIAEAVERTPETVRQAAHRAREHVRSHRPRFPADRDRQRAVTERFFAAASGGDINTLMELLAPDVTLWTDGGGKVRQAMRPVHGAERVAAWLAGVGSRPYEGVRPDQMSAALAELNGGAGVVITGAGRVLGTLTLDLDVDGRVAAILNTANPDKLAAIQGGVVHPL
- a CDS encoding ArsR/SmtB family transcription factor, giving the protein MPADELSRVFAALADPTRRDMVARLAAGDATVNQLAEPYRMSLQAVYKHLKVLEEAGLVSRPAGPQPRSVRLERDVFDEIGGWIEQYRRRAEARYQRLDAVLRTIDEREG
- a CDS encoding tRNA(His) guanylyltransferase Thg1 family protein — protein: MDADTFEAGQRAREYFHRLTVLPGAWTVLRLDGRGFSRFTEEHFGKPFDERFAGHMVSTAETLLGELGGRYAYTESDEISVLLDPGSGLFGRGVEKLVSVSAGLASAAFSLAVGKPAHFDSRVWLGTGVGDVADYFSWRQADAARCALNGWCYWTLRKAGKSRREATRELDGASTADKNELLFRHGINFNEVPAWQRRGVGLWWERVPHTGHDPVRDMAVTTERRRLRVERELPMKDGYRELIERVATTR
- a CDS encoding phosphotransferase, which codes for MRHGYTNDTRRDGDVVIKRFQGPDAELRRATESRVLTRMAAAGVPVPDLIAEPPGELWTRYVPGAHGQDLIDAGHAAAVLDSCGRTLTRLRTVHGDYGPNNMLFDPVTFATVAVLDWEWAHDGDPIEDLAWCEWIVRMHHPHAAADLDALFTGYGHRPPWPARHAAMLAKCHAMRTVAAATAGPDSPAAHTWRHRIDLTESWRPAR
- a CDS encoding DUF4190 domain-containing protein, which translates into the protein MNEDFPGQPGYPPPGPPPPDPLAAPPTTPMYGTPPPSYAATPPPPPQPYGAYPPAAYPGQQPPGQPFPGQPAAGQPFPGQPAAGQPFPGQPVPGQPYPGQPYPPAGFPPPGFPPPPGYPGYGPQKTNGAAIASLIFGILGGVLISVICGFIALSQIKKRGDRGKGMAVAGLSLSAFWVVAIAGLIVIGSLADPGTSADAGPTGLGARPTATATTAGDPDDVRTDKLRPGDCIATITDEDTVYDMPVISCAQPHQGEVYSVTTMAAGTFPGDKAVETEAENRCGDKLDPYAIGKFKDAEFYYIFPSRRSWTSDRSITCIAVAPDNGTYTGSMVK
- a CDS encoding NAD(P)/FAD-dependent oxidoreductase, whose amino-acid sequence is MSSRIVVVGAGYTGMLTAVSLAGRTRRRPGVEITVVNATGRFTERLRLHQTATGQDLAELRIPDLLAGSNARLEIGWVTGVDAAARIIRIDDEREIGYDTLVYALGGGADTSAVPGAADHAYTLDSASEANLFARRLGELNGPGEPGGRGEPSDRRAGRVLVCGSGLTGLEAAAEIAEQYPHLAVTLLGRAEPGQNLGPKARRHVRTALTRLGVQVRTGEIIKVRPDGADLASGETVPADAILWTSGVRVPPLAAAAGLTVDDRGRIVVDDALRSVSHPEVWAIGDAAAITQRYGVMHGTCQGGMPTAAHTAAQIVRDLDGKPVRPFRFGYYHAPISLGRRDAVVQFTHADDSPARAALTGRAAVWYKETVTASPWPTFRRALKHPASVMVWRR
- a CDS encoding GNAT family N-acetyltransferase, with translation MLLKNLDAPVLDGRLVRLEPLSGRHAADLAAAAEEDRSSYRYTWVPTAAEVDGYLAAQLARAEAGVLKPYAQVLKSTGRAVGATGLWDPRPWPDRDELCAVEIGFTWLGASAQRSGINTEAKFLLLRHAFERWNAVRVDLKTDARNARSRAAIERLGATFEGVLRCWSKSWAPGEEGRLRDSAMYSIIASEWPHCRARLEARLA